TTGCGAGCGGAGAGCTTGACCCTAAGGATTTGCCAATGGGTAAAGGCAAAGGTGGAAAAGGTCCATATCGTGATCAATTTGCACCTAAGAGAAACACGACAGAATCAAGCACAGAGGCAGTTCAAACCTCTGTTGCAGATACAATGTAAGCTTATAAATTGGTATAATATAGATGATAGATTAGGACGTGGTGGCTGCCCGTCCTTTTCTATTACGAGGATTTGGTTAGGATTTTAGAGAATATTGGAGTAGAGGTGAGCATATGAGCTATAGATTATATTTGGTAGAAGATGAACATAACTTGAATCAAGTGTTAACCACCTATCTACAAAAAGAGGGATGGGACGTCACTTCGTTCTATAACGGGGAAACTGCTCGTAAAGCAATTGGGAGCCAACCCCATTTGTGGATTCTAGACATTATGCTCCCGGACATAGATGGTTACCAGTTGATTCGAGAGATTAAAGCCAATTCGCCAAAAGTTCCAGTTATATTCATTTCTGCTAGAGACGCCGATATTGATCGCGTCATTGGCTTAGAGCTTGGCAGTGATGATTATTTGGCAAAGCCCTTTTTGCCCCGTGAGTTAGTAATTCGCAGCAGAAAGCTTTTAGAGAGGATTTATGCTGTCACTGAAGACGGTGTTAAGAATACAACATTAATATTGGGAGAATATGTTATAGATGAGAATCGAAGAATGGTCACATTGGGAAATGTGGTCATTGATTTAACCTCAAAGGAGTTTAATCTACTGTTATACCTAATGAAAAATCAAGGGCTAGCCCTATCCCGTAATCAAGTAATTTTCCATGTGTGGGGAGAGGATTATTTCGGTACTGATCGAGTTGTTGATGATCTTGTAAGAAGACTACGAAAGAAAATGCCGGAACTAAAGGTTGAGACCTTATATGGATACGGGTATCGTATGGTGAATCTATGAGTAAAAGATCACTTAAAAACCTCCCACTTTTTATGCAAATATGGCTTGTATTTGCCGCGATTACCTTAGGAATTACTGTGTTACTGGCTGTGCTTTTTCCGTGGACGCTAAGAGATTTCTTTACAAAAGAAATATATGCGACAATTGAAAGTGCACAACAGGGGCTGCTAAATAACAACCAACCAAGAGAATTTGATGAGAATAACTTTGGCGACCGCAGGCAACTACATCCTCCATCCGACCGGGGTATGCAAATGCAAAATATGCGAACAGTAAATCATGTCATTTTGTTTGATCAAGAAAGGTTTATTGGGCCAAGTAGATTACCGAGGGACTTCGTCAATACATTACGCGAACAAGCAACGGCACAGCAACAAGATAGCCAGAGATATTCTGCCTTTGTAGAGGAGAAAAAGGTGTTTTACGTCATCCAGAAAGCTCAAGTTTTAGAGCATCCTATAACGATTGTTTCTTTTCTGTGGGATACGTACCGAGATGATTTAGTAGCGACATTGTTCAATCGTTTATTGCTGATTATGGCGGTCGTTTTTTTGTTAAGCTGGATTCCGGCTTTTTTACTAGCTAGATATTTGTCAAAACCGCTCACAACACTTGGCAACCATGTAACGAGGCTAGCGAATCGAGAGTGGCATACGCCGATTCAATTAGATCGAAAAGATGAATTCGGGAACTTAGGGGAATCCATTGAACAATTACGCAATCAAATTATCAAGCAGGATGATGCGCAACAAACGCTCCTGCAGCACGCTTCCCACGAGCTAAAGACACCAGTGATGGTAATTCGTAGCTACGCCCAATCCATACAAGATGGAATATATCCAAAGGGGAACCTGTCCAGTACAGTGCAAGTGATTGAAGAAGAGGCAGAACGATTGGAAAAACAAATCCGCGATTTACTGTATATTACGAAACTTGACTACTTAGCCACAAGGGAGACCGACTATAAGAGCTTTAATCTTAAAGAATTAATACAAGAGGTCGCAGACCGTCTGCGTTGGCAGAGAACGGAGGTAGAGTGGGAACTTACATTGGATGATGCACATATTGTAGGGGACTTA
The Desulfuribacillus stibiiarsenatis DNA segment above includes these coding regions:
- a CDS encoding response regulator transcription factor is translated as MSYRLYLVEDEHNLNQVLTTYLQKEGWDVTSFYNGETARKAIGSQPHLWILDIMLPDIDGYQLIREIKANSPKVPVIFISARDADIDRVIGLELGSDDYLAKPFLPRELVIRSRKLLERIYAVTEDGVKNTTLILGEYVIDENRRMVTLGNVVIDLTSKEFNLLLYLMKNQGLALSRNQVIFHVWGEDYFGTDRVVDDLVRRLRKKMPELKVETLYGYGYRMVNL
- a CDS encoding sensor histidine kinase — translated: MSKRSLKNLPLFMQIWLVFAAITLGITVLLAVLFPWTLRDFFTKEIYATIESAQQGLLNNNQPREFDENNFGDRRQLHPPSDRGMQMQNMRTVNHVILFDQERFIGPSRLPRDFVNTLREQATAQQQDSQRYSAFVEEKKVFYVIQKAQVLEHPITIVSFLWDTYRDDLVATLFNRLLLIMAVVFLLSWIPAFLLARYLSKPLTTLGNHVTRLANREWHTPIQLDRKDEFGNLGESIEQLRNQIIKQDDAQQTLLQHASHELKTPVMVIRSYAQSIQDGIYPKGNLSSTVQVIEEEAERLEKQIRDLLYITKLDYLATRETDYKSFNLKELIQEVADRLRWQRTEVEWELTLDDAHIVGDLEQWRVAIENLLDNQARYAEKQIKVTLNKSANERCVDVRIWNDGLPIEDAVMKRLFHQFSKGYKGEFGLGLAITQRIINLHNASIHAENEKDGVAFYISITRAQ